The Salmo salar chromosome ssa06, Ssal_v3.1, whole genome shotgun sequence sequence TGTGTGCTTTATGTGCTTACAGTAAGCCTATAAGATAGGCCTAATGTATGCGTTTGCAGGGAGACTTATAAAAGGAAACTATGAtcaatgtgtttgtatgttgACTGAATTAAGCATTTCTCTCTGTAGGTGTGAATATCGGAGGTGCTGGCTCTTATGTCTACGAGGCTCCTGTCAATGATACCCCTGCCAGCGTTTCCACGGAAACAGAGGCCAAACCTGAGGAGAAGAAAGCTCATGCCAGAGGCCCAGTGAAGGGTAAGCAACATGAAAGAAAAGAGTAACAGATCTGCTGTCGTGTTATTATATCCCGTATGAAGGTAACAGTGTATTTTCACCACTGGCTGTAACAAGCCTCTTCTTCTCAATCTCTTTTTGACACAGCCGCAAGCTTCTCAACTTTCTCTGGAGAACCCAGTAAATGTCCAAGGTGCAGCAAGACAGTGTATTTCGGTACGTGTGTTATGTTATTGCCCATGCCATATTGGAGCTCTTATGTGCTAATGTGTGTGTGGACACAAACTCACAACCTCCCACTCACATCCTCTGTGAGTGGGTGTCCAGGGGAATATGGTGAGGTGGAGGAATGTTGTTTCCATGGTGATATGTctgacatttgtgtgtgtgtgttatgtgtgtgtgtgtgtgtgttatgtgtgtgtgtgtgtgtgtgtgtgtgtgtgtgtgtgtgtgtgtgtgtgtgtgtgtgtgtgtgtgtgtgtgtgtgtgtgtgtgtgtgtgtgtgtgtgtgtgtgtgtgtgtgcagctgagAAGGTGACGTCCCTGGGGAAGGACTGGCATCGACCCTGTCTGCGCTGTGAGAGGTGCAGCAAGACCCTGGCCCCAGGCAGTCACGCAGAGGTGACAGACAGAAGactgtggggaggggggtgtggaggatggagagggggatgtggGGAGGGGGGAAATGAGACAGATTCCAGGAAGCAGAGCCATAGAAATACAGTTAGACAACGGCTAATGGGCCACCCTTCACATACAGtaacattgacttgaatgggaatcaGAGTCAGATTCACCAAGTACATTTTCACATACACAGAATTTGACATGAAATGGTGCTGCTAGCAATATACAAAATATACAGACAGAATGTAGAAAAAGGAATTTACACATAATCTACACATAATCTACAcaatctacatacagtatatgtaatATAAATACAATAAACATAGAACAATTACACATGATAAAAGAGTAGATTCTAAATGATAGTTGAAAATGTGCTGAGAATATACTGAGAATATACTGAGAATATACTGACACTGTACCATTTACAGTGGAATATACAGAGACTGTACCATTTACAGTGGAATATACTGAGACTGTACCATTTACAGTGGAATATACAGAGACTGTACCATGTACAGTGGGAAATACTGAGACTGTACCATGTACAGTGGAATATACTGACACTGTATCATTTACAGTGGAATATACTGACACTGTATCATTTACAGTGAAATATACTGACACTGTATCATTTACAGTGGACTATACTGACACTGTACCATTTAAATTAGAATATACTGACACTGTACCATTTACAGTGGAATATACTGAGACTGTACCATTTACAGTGGAATATACTGAGACTGTACCATTTACAGTGGAATATACTGAGACTGTACCATTTACAGTGGAATATACTGAGACTGTACCATTTACAGTGAAATATACTGACACTGTATCATTTACAGTGGACTATACTGACACTGTACCATTTAAATTAGAATATACTGAGACTGTACCATTTACAGTGGAATATACTGAGACTGTACCATTTACAGTGGAATATACTGAGACTGTACCATTTACAGTGGAATATACTGAGACTGTATCATTTACAGTGAAATATACTGAGACTGTACCATTTACAATGGAATATACTACAGTgcatatacactatactacactgtgTATATATTGCAGTGCAAATGCAGTGTAGTGCGGTAGTTCTACTTCTATGGCcatagatagatacagtatttcTATGGCcatagatagatacagtatttctatagccatagatatatatatatagtatttcTATGGCCATAGATATAAACATCAGCAAAAAAATaagtgtcctctcactgtcaactgcgtttattgtcagcaaacttaaaatGCGAaactatttgtatgaacataagaagattcaacaactgagacataaactgaacaagttccacagacatgtgactaacagaaattgaataatgtgtccctgaacaaagggggggtcaaaatcaaaagtaacagtcagtatctggtgtggccaccagatgcattaagtactgcagtgcatctcctcctcatggactgcaccaggtttgccagttcttgctgtgagatgttaccccactcttccaccaaggcacctgcaagttcccggacatttttggggggaatggccctagccctcaccctccaatccaacaggtcccagacctgCTCAATGGGAATGAGATGCGGGCTCTTCGCTggacatggcagaacactgacattcctgtcttgcaggaaatcacgcacagaacgagcagtatgactggtggcattgtcatgctggagggttatgtcaggatgagcctgcaggaagggtaccacatgagggaggaggatgtcttccctgtaacgcacagcgttgagattgcctgcaatgacaacaagctcagtccgatgatgctgtgacacatcgccccaaaccatgacggaccttccacctccaaatcgatcccgctccagagtacaggcctcggtgtaacgcttattccttcggtgataaacgcgaatccgaacatcacccctggtgagacaaaaccgcgactcgtcagtgaagagcactttttgccagtcctgtctggtccagcgatggtgggtttgtgcccataggcgacattgttgccgatgatgtctggtgaggacctgccttacaacaggcctacaagcccccagtccagcctctctcagcctattgcggacagtctgagcactgatggagggattgtgcgttcctggtgtaactctggcagttgttgttgacatcctgtacctgtcccgcaggtgtgatgttcggatgtaccgatcctgtgcaggtgttgttacacgtggtctgccactgcaaggacaatcagctgtccatcctgtctccctgtagcgctgtcttcggcatctcacagtatggacattgcaatttattgccctggccaaatctgcagtcctcatgcctccttgcagcatgcctaaggcacgttcgtGCAGAGgagcagggaccctgagcatctttctttttgtgtttttcagagtcagtagaatggcctcttcagtgtcctaagttttcataactgtgaccttaattgcctaccgtctgtatgatgttagtgtcttaacgaacgttccacaggtgcatgttcattaattgttcatggttcattgaacaagcatgggaaacagtgtttaacttctttacaatgaagatctgtgaagttatttggattttcacGAATtctctttgaaagacaggatcctgaaaaagggacgtttcttcttttgctgagtttatatatagtaTTTTTGTGGCCATAGATAGATACAGATACCTTTAAAGCTGTGGCAGGAACTgtctcagtacagtacattatattCATTCCATTCTGTTACAGCATGATGGGCAGGCCTACTGCCACAAACCGTGCTACGCCACCCTGTTTGGGCCCAAAGGTAGGCTCACCCACTCAAAACTTTCTTCCTCTTAACCACACGAAGGATAAAACGCCTTATTGCTATGGTTTACATGTATTATGATAtttcatatactgtatatcacCATATTCTGACGTCTTTCTATTGTCCCATTCCAGGGGTGAACACTGGAGGTGTAGGAAGCTACATCTACAATGAACCCAGCACTGAGGCAGAGACTGAGGCCCAGCCTTGAGTTTACCCATacccacctccacccccacccagACCTCTTCAACATTGCCTCCCTTACCCTGGCCTTGTTACTAACCCCAGTCATAGATAGACTCACCTTATCTGTATTTCCAACCTCTGCCTTCACGTTCGACTATGTTcagccttgccatgattaaatagTATTGTCTCCTTTAGGCTATTCAGCATctacagaaaaaaaacatgtcaaataaTACATAGTGTAGGCCTAACTCACGAGATGGATATTTAGAATGTTCTGTTGTATTTCTACATTATTTATACCTCCATTTTGTGTACGAAATGTCATCTTTATAGCTTCTCCCTTCTCCCATCTAGCTTCTCCCTGTGAAATACACAGTAGGTTCATGGGTGTCCCCTACCTCGTTGTTCGTGTCAAATGAACAGTTGTGTGTAAGATGTACAGTACACTGTTTATTAAATGATAAGTCGCCATATGGTTTGACTCTACACAATACAGCACAGACCTATAGGGGAAGATTTGGGGGTGGTAGGCCTACTGTTTGTCATTCCCTGAAAACAATGTAATTTGTCTGTGCACCTGTAATGACATGGCAGACACACCGGCCATGTTGATTTCCAAGCAATCCGCTATGGGCCTATTTTCACCCTgcagtatagagacagagtagatagatagaacaTACGCCTACTAGGAATGTGCATTAGTATTAGCTTATTGTTGTTGGTGATTGAATATGTTTTGTACTTTGGGTCTTTGAGTACCAAATGTGAGTTACTGAGAAGAACAGTGGTCATCAGAGGTTTTCTACAATAAAATTGTGAGAACATGAAAGGTTGTTTTGTGTCTTATTTGGCGAAATATGTAAGGGTTTTATTATACAGGAAGTTGTGAATGTATTACATATTGGTAGCTACAGTCTAAttacagtgtacagtcgtggccaaaagttttgagaatggcacaaatattaattttcacaaagtctgctgcctcagtttgtatcatggcaatttgcatatactccagaatgttatgaagagtgatcagatgaattgcaaagtccctctttgccatgcaaatgaactgaatcccaaaaagacatttccactgcatttcagctgtaagggctgtcgtcatggagagaagaagaccaaggtgcagcggagttagtgttcatgatttaattcaaaaagaacactggaacactacaaaacaagaaaacaccgaCAGCTCAACAGCACTGACAGCTGAAACacaactgaacagaaacaattacccacaaccacaaggaaaaacacacactactatataggactcccaatcaaaggcaactcaacacacctgccttcaattgggagtccaacaaccaactcacacgtaacacaaaaacctctgccacgtcctgaccaaaactaatacaattgctccctctgctggtcaggacgtgacatcagccctgccacaaaaggaccagctgacatcacgtcagtgattctctcgttaacacaggtgtgagtgttgacaaggacaaggctggagatcactctgtcatgctgattgagt is a genomic window containing:
- the LOC100286606 gene encoding cysteine-rich protein 2 (The RefSeq protein has 1 frameshift compared to this genomic sequence); protein product: MASKCPKCDKTVYFAEKVTSLGKDWHKFCLKCERCNKTLNPGGHAEHDGTPYCHKPCYAALFGPKGVNIGGAGSYVYEAPVNDTPASVSTETEAKPEEKKAHARGPVKAASFSTFSGEPSKCPRCSKTVYFAEKVTSLGKDWHRPCLRCERCSKTLAPGSHAEHDGQAYCHKPCYATLFGPKGVNTGGVGSYIYNEPSTEAETEAQP